In Calonectris borealis chromosome 20, bCalBor7.hap1.2, whole genome shotgun sequence, a genomic segment contains:
- the ENPP7 gene encoding ectonucleotide pyrophosphatase/phosphodiesterase family member 7, translated as MFPSLGFVFAALSLARCIPVQQVPNRSKVLLVSFDGFRWNYDQDVDTPNLDAMAAEGVKARYMTPAFITITSPCHFTLLTGRYLENHGVIHNMWFNTSTGEKLPYHSTQGVDSWWDNGSLPIWITAQRQGLKTGSIYFPGGKAKYQGEEVNMKLVEPLLFNYSNETNWRENIDTVMEWFTVNNLDFIALYFGEPDSAGHKFGPESTQRKNMVKQVDRTIGYLRQRIRESGLESKLNLIITSDHGMETVIKTNEILIKTVENFTFKDIQFELLDYGPNGLLVPKEGKLEHVYSVLKNAHPNLHVYKKADFPKRFHYANHSRITPLLLYSDPGYVIHGRYKVQFNKGEHGFDNEAMNMKTIFRAVGPAFKQGLVVEPFESVNVYALLCELLGITPEPHDGSLEAMKPMLPSSAPLPPAKKLPVVLGLALVLGCWRGIY; from the exons ATGTTCCCTTCCCTGGGGTTTGTATTTGCTGCCCTCTCTTTAGCAAGATGTATCCCCGTGCAGCAGGTACCCAACCGCAGCAAGGTCCTCCTGGTGTCCTTTGATGGCTTTCGGTGGAACTACGACCAGGACGTGGACACCCCCAACCTCGACGCTATGGCTGCGGAGGGGGTGAAGGCGCGGTACATGACTCCTGCCTTTATCACCATCACCAGCCCGTGCCACTTCACGCTGCTGACCG GGAGATACCTGGAGAACCACGGGGTGATTCACAACATGTGGTTCAACACCAGCACGGGTGAGAAGCTGCCCTACCACAGCACGCAAGGCGTGGACAGCTGGTGGGACAACGGCAGCCTGCCCATCTGGATCACCGCTCAGAGACAG GGTTTAAAGACAGGCTCTATCTATTTCCctggaggaaaagcaaaatatcaaGGGGAAGAAGTGAATATGAAGTTAGTGGAGCCCCTCTTGTTCAACTACAGCAATGAAACCAACTGGAGAGAGAACATTGATACCGTCATGGAATGGTTCACGGTGAACAACCTCGACTTCATTGCCCTCTACTTTGGTGAGCCGGACTCAGCAGGACACAAGTTTGGCCCTGAATCCACGCAGAGGAAAAACATGGTCAAGCAGGTGGACAGAACCATCGGTTACTTGAGGCAGCGTATCCGGGAAAGTGGCCTGGAATCAAAGCTCAACCTCATCATCACGTCTGACCACGGCATGGAGACTGTCATAAAGACTAACGAGATTCTCATCAAGACAGTAGAGAACTTCACGTTCAAAGACATCCAGTTTGAACTCCTAGATTACGGACCAAATGGACTACTGGTgccaaaggaaggaaaattagAGCATGTGTATTCAGTCCTGAAAAATGCCCACCCAAACCTACACGTGTACAAGAAAGCAGACTTTCCAAAGAGATTCCACTATGCCAACCATTCCCGGATCACCCCACTCCTGTTGTACAGTGATCCAGGATACGTGATCCACGGG AGATACAAGGTCCAGTTCAACAAAGGGGAACACGGTTTTGACAACGAGGCCATGAACATGAAAACCATCTTCCGCGCCGTGGGACCGGCCTTCAAGCAGGGGCTGGTGGTCGAGCCCTTCGAAAGCGTCAACGTCTACGCGCTCCTCTGCGAGCTGCTGGGCATCACCCCCGAGCCCCACGACGGCTCCCTGGAGGCCATGAAGCCCATGCTGC